From the genome of Fundulus heteroclitus isolate FHET01 chromosome 9, MU-UCD_Fhet_4.1, whole genome shotgun sequence, one region includes:
- the tle2a gene encoding transducin-like enhancer protein 2a isoform X1 produces MYYEMSYGLNIEMHKQTEIAKRLNVICAQLIPFLSQEHQQQVVQAMERAKQVTMGELNASIGVRGLPPLPHSQQLQAQHISQHAQGLPVGPHPSGLPHPSLALGGGSGLLALSGALGAQLAAKDERAHLEAAAAASAAAAEHHRDREAGPSSLSNGDKGRPTDYLSNGKKRKAEEKEFMTDYGSDADKSDDNLVVDEDPSSPRSVQSYSSRENGLDKIPPSRKEGPPQASPTSLASSSSATSPSRGKEPPQREKSSTPGMKPGTPMSQESNTPGPSGPPQFRPGPGKPGVDPLALGLRNPLAVQGAYPPGAFGLPPPGVNGDLPGAAGYGAGLHLVSPQMNGAAAAAAAAAAAGYGRSPVVGYESPHPHMRVPGLSASLQSASGKPAYSFHVSADGQMQPVPFPPDALLGPGIPRHARQIHTLSHGEVVCAVTISTSTRHVYTGGKGCVKVWDISQPGSKSPMAQLDCLNRDNYIRSCKLLSDGRTLIVGGEASTLSIWDLATPTPRIKAELTSSAPACYALAISPDNKVCFSCCSDGNIVVWDLHNQTLVRQFQGHTDGASCIDISNDGTKLWTGGLDNTVRCWDLREGRQLQQHDFTSQIFSLGYCPTGEWLAVGMESSNVEVLHVSKPDKYQLHLHESCVLSLKFAYCGKWFVSTGKDNLLNAWRTPYGSSIFQSKESSSVLSCDISPDDQFIVTGSGDKKATVYEVIY; encoded by the exons ATG tATTATGAAATGTCCTACGGCCTTAACATTGAAATGCACAAACAG ACAGAGATTGCCAAGCGGTTGAACGTGATCTGTGCTCAGCTCATCCCCTTCCTGTCGCAGGAg caccagcagcaggtgGTCCAGGCCATGGAGCGCGCCAAACAGGTGACCATGGGGGAGCTAAATGCTTCGATAGGGGTACGTGGGCTCCCCCCTCTGCCTCATAGC cagcagcttcaggctCAGCACATCTCCCAGCATGCCCAGGGCTTGCCAGTCGGCCCACACCCATCAGGACTGCCCCACCCCAGCCTGGCGCTCGGCGGGGGCTCCGGCCTGCTCGCCCTGTCCGGGGCTTTGGGGGCCCAGCTTGCAGCCAAAGATGAGAGGGCGCACctcgaggcggcggcggcggcgtccgCCGCTGCAGCCGAGCACCACAGAG ACCGGGAAGCCGGACCA AGCTCCCTGTCCAACGGGGATAAGGGTCGCCCAACAGACTACCTCAGCAACGGCAAGAAGAGGAAAGCCGAGGAGAAGGAGTTCATGACAGACTAT GGCAGCGATGCGGATAAGAGCGACGATAATTTGGTGGTGGATGAG GACCCATCCTCCCCCCGCAGCGTGCAGTCCTACTCGTCGAGGGAGAACGGTTTAGACAAGATCCCCCCGTCCCGTAAGGAGGGGCCCCCACAGGCCAGCCCCACCTCCCTGGCATCATCAAGCAGCGCTACCTCGCCCTCTCGAGGCAAAGAGCCCCCACAG AGAGAGAAGTCTAGCACTCCCGGTATGAAGCCAGGGACCCCCATGTCTCAGGAGTCCAACACCCCAGGACCAAGCGGCCCGCCACAGTTCAGACCTGGGCCAGGAAAGCCCGGCGTCGACCCGCTCG CTCTGGGCCTGAGGAATCCCCTCGCGGTGCAGGGGGCGTACCCTCCGGGGGCTTTCGGCCTGCCTCCCCCAGGGGTGAACGGAGATCTGCCCGGGGCGGCGGGCTACGGCGCCGGCCTCCACTTGGTCTCCCCTCAGATGAACGGAGCCGCGGctgcagcggcggcggcggctgctgcaGGCTACGGACGGTCCCCTGTG GTGGGCTATGAGTCTCCACACCCACATATGAGGGTCCCTGGGCTTTCTGCCAGCCTGCAGTCTGCCTCGGGAAAACC CGCCTACTCGTTCCACGTGAGCGCCGATGGCCAGATGCAGCCGGTGCCGTTCCCCCCCGACGCCCTCCTGGGCCCGGGGATCCCGCGCCACGCCCGCCAGATCCACACGCTGAGCCACGGGGAGGTGGTGTGCGCCGTCACAATCAGCACCTCCACACGCCACGTCTACACCGGAGGCAAGGGCTGCGTCAAGGTGTGGGACATCAGCCAGCCGGGAAGCAAGAGCCCCATGGCCCAGCTGGACTGTCTG AACAGGGATAACTACATCCGCTCCTGCAAGCTGCTGTCGGACGGCCGGACCCTGATCGTGGGAGGCGAGGCCAGCACGCTGTCCATCTGGGACCTGGCCACGCCCACGCCCCGCATCAAGGCGGAGCTGACGTCGTCCGCGCCGGCCTGCTACGCCCTGGCCATCTCCCCCGACAACAAGGTCTGCTTCTCCTGCTGCAGCGACGGCAACATCGTCGTCTGGGACCTGCACAACCAGACGCTGGTCAG GCAGTTCCAGGGCCACACAGACGGAGCGAGCTGCATCGACATCTCCAACGACGGCACCAAGCTCTGGACCGGAGGGCTGGACAACACGGTCCGCTGCTGGGACCTCCGAGAGGGccggcagctgcagcagcatgaCTTCACCTCACAG ATCTTCTCCCTGGGCTACTGTCCCACGGGCGAGTGGCTGGCCGTGGGGATGGAGAGCAGCAACGTGGAAGTCCTGCACGTCTCCAAGCCCGACAAGTACCAGCTGCACCTCCACGAGAGCTGCGTCCTCTCCCTCAAGTTCGCCTACTGCG GTAAATGGTTCGTGAGCACAGGGAAAGATAACCTGCTGAACGCGTGGCGGACACCCTACGGATCCAGCATATTCCAG TCTAAGGAGTCGTCGTCCGTCCTCAGCTGCGACATCTCACCCGACGACCAGTTCATCGTCACCGGCTCCGGGGACAAGAAGGCCACGGTCTATGAAGTCATCTACTGA
- the tle2a gene encoding transducin-like enhancer protein 2a isoform X4 — MGCQHSSRRAPSSPVSDEGTEVERGGDEKSAGRVICYVANCIVYFNLEDDTPNSFFFIYLFFLLCCSLKLECEKLATEKTEIQRHYVMYYEMSYGLNIEMHKQTEIAKRLNVICAQLIPFLSQEHQQQVVQAMERAKQVTMGELNASIGQLQAQHISQHAQGLPVGPHPSGLPHPSLALGGGSGLLALSGALGAQLAAKDERAHLEAAAAASAAAAEHHRDREAGPSSLSNGDKGRPTDYLSNGKKRKAEEKEFMTDYGSDADKSDDNLVVDEDPSSPRSVQSYSSRENGLDKIPPSRKEGPPQASPTSLASSSSATSPSRGKEPPQREKSSTPGMKPGTPMSQESNTPGPSGPPQFRPGPGKPGVDPLALGLRNPLAVQGAYPPGAFGLPPPGVNGDLPGAAGYGAGLHLVSPQMNGAAAAAAAAAAAGYGRSPVVGYESPHPHMRVPGLSASLQSASGKPAYSFHVSADGQMQPVPFPPDALLGPGIPRHARQIHTLSHGEVVCAVTISTSTRHVYTGGKGCVKVWDISQPGSKSPMAQLDCLNRDNYIRSCKLLSDGRTLIVGGEASTLSIWDLATPTPRIKAELTSSAPACYALAISPDNKVCFSCCSDGNIVVWDLHNQTLVRQFQGHTDGASCIDISNDGTKLWTGGLDNTVRCWDLREGRQLQQHDFTSQIFSLGYCPTGEWLAVGMESSNVEVLHVSKPDKYQLHLHESCVLSLKFAYCGKWFVSTGKDNLLNAWRTPYGSSIFQSKESSSVLSCDISPDDQFIVTGSGDKKATVYEVIY; from the exons ATGGGCTGTCAGCACTCCAGTCGCCGCGCTCCCTCCTCCCCAGTGAGCGATGAAGGGACAGAAGTGGAAAGGGGAGGGGATGAGAAGAGTGCTGGAAGAGTAATTTGTTATGTCGCTAATTGCattgtgtattttaatttgGAGGATGATACgccaaacagttttttttttatttatttattttttctcctctgTTGCAGTTTGAAACTGGAGTGTGAGAAACTGGCCACAGAGAAGACCGAGATCCAAAGACACTACGTTATG tATTATGAAATGTCCTACGGCCTTAACATTGAAATGCACAAACAG ACAGAGATTGCCAAGCGGTTGAACGTGATCTGTGCTCAGCTCATCCCCTTCCTGTCGCAGGAg caccagcagcaggtgGTCCAGGCCATGGAGCGCGCCAAACAGGTGACCATGGGGGAGCTAAATGCTTCGATAGGG cagcttcaggctCAGCACATCTCCCAGCATGCCCAGGGCTTGCCAGTCGGCCCACACCCATCAGGACTGCCCCACCCCAGCCTGGCGCTCGGCGGGGGCTCCGGCCTGCTCGCCCTGTCCGGGGCTTTGGGGGCCCAGCTTGCAGCCAAAGATGAGAGGGCGCACctcgaggcggcggcggcggcgtccgCCGCTGCAGCCGAGCACCACAGAG ACCGGGAAGCCGGACCA AGCTCCCTGTCCAACGGGGATAAGGGTCGCCCAACAGACTACCTCAGCAACGGCAAGAAGAGGAAAGCCGAGGAGAAGGAGTTCATGACAGACTAT GGCAGCGATGCGGATAAGAGCGACGATAATTTGGTGGTGGATGAG GACCCATCCTCCCCCCGCAGCGTGCAGTCCTACTCGTCGAGGGAGAACGGTTTAGACAAGATCCCCCCGTCCCGTAAGGAGGGGCCCCCACAGGCCAGCCCCACCTCCCTGGCATCATCAAGCAGCGCTACCTCGCCCTCTCGAGGCAAAGAGCCCCCACAG AGAGAGAAGTCTAGCACTCCCGGTATGAAGCCAGGGACCCCCATGTCTCAGGAGTCCAACACCCCAGGACCAAGCGGCCCGCCACAGTTCAGACCTGGGCCAGGAAAGCCCGGCGTCGACCCGCTCG CTCTGGGCCTGAGGAATCCCCTCGCGGTGCAGGGGGCGTACCCTCCGGGGGCTTTCGGCCTGCCTCCCCCAGGGGTGAACGGAGATCTGCCCGGGGCGGCGGGCTACGGCGCCGGCCTCCACTTGGTCTCCCCTCAGATGAACGGAGCCGCGGctgcagcggcggcggcggctgctgcaGGCTACGGACGGTCCCCTGTG GTGGGCTATGAGTCTCCACACCCACATATGAGGGTCCCTGGGCTTTCTGCCAGCCTGCAGTCTGCCTCGGGAAAACC CGCCTACTCGTTCCACGTGAGCGCCGATGGCCAGATGCAGCCGGTGCCGTTCCCCCCCGACGCCCTCCTGGGCCCGGGGATCCCGCGCCACGCCCGCCAGATCCACACGCTGAGCCACGGGGAGGTGGTGTGCGCCGTCACAATCAGCACCTCCACACGCCACGTCTACACCGGAGGCAAGGGCTGCGTCAAGGTGTGGGACATCAGCCAGCCGGGAAGCAAGAGCCCCATGGCCCAGCTGGACTGTCTG AACAGGGATAACTACATCCGCTCCTGCAAGCTGCTGTCGGACGGCCGGACCCTGATCGTGGGAGGCGAGGCCAGCACGCTGTCCATCTGGGACCTGGCCACGCCCACGCCCCGCATCAAGGCGGAGCTGACGTCGTCCGCGCCGGCCTGCTACGCCCTGGCCATCTCCCCCGACAACAAGGTCTGCTTCTCCTGCTGCAGCGACGGCAACATCGTCGTCTGGGACCTGCACAACCAGACGCTGGTCAG GCAGTTCCAGGGCCACACAGACGGAGCGAGCTGCATCGACATCTCCAACGACGGCACCAAGCTCTGGACCGGAGGGCTGGACAACACGGTCCGCTGCTGGGACCTCCGAGAGGGccggcagctgcagcagcatgaCTTCACCTCACAG ATCTTCTCCCTGGGCTACTGTCCCACGGGCGAGTGGCTGGCCGTGGGGATGGAGAGCAGCAACGTGGAAGTCCTGCACGTCTCCAAGCCCGACAAGTACCAGCTGCACCTCCACGAGAGCTGCGTCCTCTCCCTCAAGTTCGCCTACTGCG GTAAATGGTTCGTGAGCACAGGGAAAGATAACCTGCTGAACGCGTGGCGGACACCCTACGGATCCAGCATATTCCAG TCTAAGGAGTCGTCGTCCGTCCTCAGCTGCGACATCTCACCCGACGACCAGTTCATCGTCACCGGCTCCGGGGACAAGAAGGCCACGGTCTATGAAGTCATCTACTGA
- the tle2a gene encoding transducin-like enhancer protein 2a isoform X7: MTDYGSDADKSDDNLVVDEDPSSPRSVQSYSSRENGLDKIPPSRKEGPPQASPTSLASSSSATSPSRGKEPPQREKSSTPGMKPGTPMSQESNTPGPSGPPQFRPGPGKPGVDPLALGLRNPLAVQGAYPPGAFGLPPPGVNGDLPGAAGYGAGLHLVSPQMNGAAAAAAAAAAAGYGRSPVVGYESPHPHMRVPGLSASLQSASGKPAYSFHVSADGQMQPVPFPPDALLGPGIPRHARQIHTLSHGEVVCAVTISTSTRHVYTGGKGCVKVWDISQPGSKSPMAQLDCLNRDNYIRSCKLLSDGRTLIVGGEASTLSIWDLATPTPRIKAELTSSAPACYALAISPDNKVCFSCCSDGNIVVWDLHNQTLVRQFQGHTDGASCIDISNDGTKLWTGGLDNTVRCWDLREGRQLQQHDFTSQIFSLGYCPTGEWLAVGMESSNVEVLHVSKPDKYQLHLHESCVLSLKFAYCGKWFVSTGKDNLLNAWRTPYGSSIFQSKESSSVLSCDISPDDQFIVTGSGDKKATVYEVIY; the protein is encoded by the exons ATGACAGACTAT GGCAGCGATGCGGATAAGAGCGACGATAATTTGGTGGTGGATGAG GACCCATCCTCCCCCCGCAGCGTGCAGTCCTACTCGTCGAGGGAGAACGGTTTAGACAAGATCCCCCCGTCCCGTAAGGAGGGGCCCCCACAGGCCAGCCCCACCTCCCTGGCATCATCAAGCAGCGCTACCTCGCCCTCTCGAGGCAAAGAGCCCCCACAG AGAGAGAAGTCTAGCACTCCCGGTATGAAGCCAGGGACCCCCATGTCTCAGGAGTCCAACACCCCAGGACCAAGCGGCCCGCCACAGTTCAGACCTGGGCCAGGAAAGCCCGGCGTCGACCCGCTCG CTCTGGGCCTGAGGAATCCCCTCGCGGTGCAGGGGGCGTACCCTCCGGGGGCTTTCGGCCTGCCTCCCCCAGGGGTGAACGGAGATCTGCCCGGGGCGGCGGGCTACGGCGCCGGCCTCCACTTGGTCTCCCCTCAGATGAACGGAGCCGCGGctgcagcggcggcggcggctgctgcaGGCTACGGACGGTCCCCTGTG GTGGGCTATGAGTCTCCACACCCACATATGAGGGTCCCTGGGCTTTCTGCCAGCCTGCAGTCTGCCTCGGGAAAACC CGCCTACTCGTTCCACGTGAGCGCCGATGGCCAGATGCAGCCGGTGCCGTTCCCCCCCGACGCCCTCCTGGGCCCGGGGATCCCGCGCCACGCCCGCCAGATCCACACGCTGAGCCACGGGGAGGTGGTGTGCGCCGTCACAATCAGCACCTCCACACGCCACGTCTACACCGGAGGCAAGGGCTGCGTCAAGGTGTGGGACATCAGCCAGCCGGGAAGCAAGAGCCCCATGGCCCAGCTGGACTGTCTG AACAGGGATAACTACATCCGCTCCTGCAAGCTGCTGTCGGACGGCCGGACCCTGATCGTGGGAGGCGAGGCCAGCACGCTGTCCATCTGGGACCTGGCCACGCCCACGCCCCGCATCAAGGCGGAGCTGACGTCGTCCGCGCCGGCCTGCTACGCCCTGGCCATCTCCCCCGACAACAAGGTCTGCTTCTCCTGCTGCAGCGACGGCAACATCGTCGTCTGGGACCTGCACAACCAGACGCTGGTCAG GCAGTTCCAGGGCCACACAGACGGAGCGAGCTGCATCGACATCTCCAACGACGGCACCAAGCTCTGGACCGGAGGGCTGGACAACACGGTCCGCTGCTGGGACCTCCGAGAGGGccggcagctgcagcagcatgaCTTCACCTCACAG ATCTTCTCCCTGGGCTACTGTCCCACGGGCGAGTGGCTGGCCGTGGGGATGGAGAGCAGCAACGTGGAAGTCCTGCACGTCTCCAAGCCCGACAAGTACCAGCTGCACCTCCACGAGAGCTGCGTCCTCTCCCTCAAGTTCGCCTACTGCG GTAAATGGTTCGTGAGCACAGGGAAAGATAACCTGCTGAACGCGTGGCGGACACCCTACGGATCCAGCATATTCCAG TCTAAGGAGTCGTCGTCCGTCCTCAGCTGCGACATCTCACCCGACGACCAGTTCATCGTCACCGGCTCCGGGGACAAGAAGGCCACGGTCTATGAAGTCATCTACTGA